The proteins below come from a single Cannabis sativa cultivar Pink pepper isolate KNU-18-1 chromosome 3, ASM2916894v1, whole genome shotgun sequence genomic window:
- the LOC133036255 gene encoding uncharacterized protein LOC133036255, which translates to MKYLGLKLVQKTNEAMDKIKARMLALQSTQKRYANPKHKDTTFQVGEHVFLRVSLMKGITRFRKRGKLSSKFIGPFQILEKVKHIVYRLALPPSLSAIHNVFDISMLRKYVSDLTHILSYEALELQSNLSYKE; encoded by the coding sequence ATGAAGTACTTGGGTCTAAAATTAGTTCAgaagaccaatgaagctatggacaagatcaaagctcggatgcttgctttgCAAAGCACTCAGAAAAGGTATGCTAATCCGAAGCATAAAGATACTACATTTCaggtaggggaacatgttttcctacgAGTTTCTTTAATGAAGGGTATTACACGCTTCAGGAAGAGGGGTAAGTTAAGCTCTaagttcattgggccatttcagatactcgagaaggtcaaGCACATAgtgtatcggctagccttaccaccatcATTATCGGCTATCCATAATGTATTTGATatttcaatgttgagaaaatatgttTCTGACCTgactcatatcttgagttacgaagcccttgaactacagtcAAACTTATCCTACAAAGAATAG